One window of Nicotiana tomentosiformis chromosome 11, ASM39032v3, whole genome shotgun sequence genomic DNA carries:
- the LOC104105520 gene encoding ubiquitin-conjugating enzyme E2 20 produces the protein MATMNSGNNSNTPATAQVMPSLKQTLPTAKTVDTQSVLKRLQSELMALMMSGDSGISAFPEEDNIFVWKGTITGSKDTVFEGTEYKLSLSFPADYPFKPPKVKFETGCFHPNVDVYGNICLDILQDKWSSAYDVRTILISIQSLLGEPNISSPLNTQAAALWCNQEEYRKMVEKLYKPSA, from the exons ATGGCTACAATGAACAGTGGGAACAACAGCAATACTCCGGCAACTGCTCAAGTTATGCCTTCTCTTAAACAGACATTGCCTACTGCAAAAACTGTTGATACCCAGTCTGTTCTTAAAAG GTTGCAGTCTGAATTGATGGCTCTAATG ATGAGTGGTGATTCTGGGATATCTGCATTTCCTGAAGAAGACAACATATTTGTTTGGAAAGGGACAATAACTGGTAGCAAAGATACAGTTTTTGAAGGAACAGAATACAAGCTCTCTCTTTCATTTCCTGCTGATTACCCTTTCAAACCACCAAAGGTTAAATTTGAGACTGGTTGCTTTCATCCTAATGTTGATGTCTATGGCAACATCTGCTTAGACATTCTTCAG GATAAGTGGTCATCTGCTTATGATGTGAGGACTATACTTATCTCAATTCAGAGTTTGCTTGGAG AGCCAAACATAAGCTCACCTCTAAACACTCAGGCTGCAGCTCTTTGGTGCAATCAAGAAG AATACAGAAAGATGGTTGAGAAGCTATACAAGCCTAGTGCATAG
- the LOC104105522 gene encoding uncharacterized protein isoform X2 encodes MATDNKSKPKATNKTKNKQRYRPNNFYDELVQGTGSSLGHGELSEEPKNKKIVFTYSDSSSSDDDDGGEGDEDKGNDENQTKEETSKIEQNQEKTDEEIGSLKNGGSGPENKDNSSADELIQGNADKKEELETTHKQKDSEVGEPPSKKQCVEREAPKAGNIVVGKTEEKSVDKLIEAELAELGDKSKRRFNYLDSGCNGVVFVQMRKKDGDPNPKEIIQHMMSSLASMKRHVSRFILRVLPIEVTCYASEEEIGRAIKPLVEQYLPAETDTPKKFAVLYEARANTGINKMKIIDTVAKSVPSPHKVDLSNPEINIVVQIVKTVCLLGVVEKYKELSKYNLRQLTSKN; translated from the exons ATGGCTACAGACAACAAATCAAAGCCAAAAGCTACCAACAAAACAAAGAACAAGCAACGTTATCGTCCCAACAAT TTTTACGATGAGCTGGTACAGGGGACGGGTTCAAGTTTAGGACATGGAGAATTATCAGAAGAACCTAAAAACAAAAAGATTGTTTTCACATATTCTGATTCATCTAGtagtgatgatgatgatggtggtgaaGGTGATGAAGACAAAGGAAATGATGAGAACCAGACCAAGGAGGAGACATCAAAAATTGAGCAGAATCAGGAGAAAACTGATGAAGAAATAGGCAGCTTGAAAAATGGTGGATCAGGGCCTGAAAACAAGGACAACAGCTCTGCCGATGAGCTAATACAAGGAAATGCTGATAAGAAAGAGGAGCTAGAGACAACTCATAAACAGAAAGATAGTGAAGTGGGGGAGCCACCCTCAAAGAAACAATGTGTGGAAAGAGAAGCACCAAAAGCTGGAAATATTGTTGTTGGTAAGACAGAGGAGAAATCTGTTGATAAACTAATTGAAGCTGAGCTTGCTGAGTTGGGAGACAAAAGTAAG AGGCGTTTTAACTACCTCGACTCAGGTTGCAATGGTGTTGTTTTTGTTCAAATGCGCAAGAAAGATGGAGATCCCAACCCTAAGGAAATCATTCAACATATGATGTCCTCTCTTGCCTCGATGAAGAGACACGTATCAAG GTTCATATTGAGAGTGTTACCAATTGAAGTAACATGTTATGCATCAGAGGAGGAAATTGGAAGAGCAATAAAGCCTCTTGTTGAACAGTACTTACCTGCTGAAACTGACACTCCAAAAAAG TTTGCAGTGCTTTATGAAGCTCGAGCAAATACTGGAATTAATAAGATGAAAATCATTGATACAGTGGCTAAATCTGTTCCTTCACCTCACAAAGTTGATCTTAGCAACCCTGAGATAAACATAGTGGTTCAGATAGTCAAG aCTGTATGCTTGCTTGGAGTTGTTGAAAAGTACAAGGAATTGTCCAAGTATAACTTGAGGCAGCTTACCTCGAAGAATTAA
- the LOC104105522 gene encoding uncharacterized protein isoform X1, whose amino-acid sequence MATDNKSKPKATNKTKNKQRYRPNNKAVKKGGYPLRPGVQGFYITCDGGRERQASQEAVNVIDSFYDELVQGTGSSLGHGELSEEPKNKKIVFTYSDSSSSDDDDGGEGDEDKGNDENQTKEETSKIEQNQEKTDEEIGSLKNGGSGPENKDNSSADELIQGNADKKEELETTHKQKDSEVGEPPSKKQCVEREAPKAGNIVVGKTEEKSVDKLIEAELAELGDKSKRRFNYLDSGCNGVVFVQMRKKDGDPNPKEIIQHMMSSLASMKRHVSRFILRVLPIEVTCYASEEEIGRAIKPLVEQYLPAETDTPKKFAVLYEARANTGINKMKIIDTVAKSVPSPHKVDLSNPEINIVVQIVKTVCLLGVVEKYKELSKYNLRQLTSKN is encoded by the exons ATGGCTACAGACAACAAATCAAAGCCAAAAGCTACCAACAAAACAAAGAACAAGCAACGTTATCGTCCCAACAAT AAAGCAGTGAAGAAAGGTGGATACCCTTTAAGGCCAGGAGTACAAGGGTTTTATATAACATGTGATGGTGGAAGAGAAAGACAAGCCTCTCAAGAAGCTGTTAATGTTATTGACTCT TTTTACGATGAGCTGGTACAGGGGACGGGTTCAAGTTTAGGACATGGAGAATTATCAGAAGAACCTAAAAACAAAAAGATTGTTTTCACATATTCTGATTCATCTAGtagtgatgatgatgatggtggtgaaGGTGATGAAGACAAAGGAAATGATGAGAACCAGACCAAGGAGGAGACATCAAAAATTGAGCAGAATCAGGAGAAAACTGATGAAGAAATAGGCAGCTTGAAAAATGGTGGATCAGGGCCTGAAAACAAGGACAACAGCTCTGCCGATGAGCTAATACAAGGAAATGCTGATAAGAAAGAGGAGCTAGAGACAACTCATAAACAGAAAGATAGTGAAGTGGGGGAGCCACCCTCAAAGAAACAATGTGTGGAAAGAGAAGCACCAAAAGCTGGAAATATTGTTGTTGGTAAGACAGAGGAGAAATCTGTTGATAAACTAATTGAAGCTGAGCTTGCTGAGTTGGGAGACAAAAGTAAG AGGCGTTTTAACTACCTCGACTCAGGTTGCAATGGTGTTGTTTTTGTTCAAATGCGCAAGAAAGATGGAGATCCCAACCCTAAGGAAATCATTCAACATATGATGTCCTCTCTTGCCTCGATGAAGAGACACGTATCAAG GTTCATATTGAGAGTGTTACCAATTGAAGTAACATGTTATGCATCAGAGGAGGAAATTGGAAGAGCAATAAAGCCTCTTGTTGAACAGTACTTACCTGCTGAAACTGACACTCCAAAAAAG TTTGCAGTGCTTTATGAAGCTCGAGCAAATACTGGAATTAATAAGATGAAAATCATTGATACAGTGGCTAAATCTGTTCCTTCACCTCACAAAGTTGATCTTAGCAACCCTGAGATAAACATAGTGGTTCAGATAGTCAAG aCTGTATGCTTGCTTGGAGTTGTTGAAAAGTACAAGGAATTGTCCAAGTATAACTTGAGGCAGCTTACCTCGAAGAATTAA